The Malus sylvestris chromosome 12, drMalSylv7.2, whole genome shotgun sequence genome contains a region encoding:
- the LOC126593631 gene encoding non-specific lipid-transfer protein 1-like produces the protein MASPKVVCVFLMCIVLAAPLITGAALTCGQIKVGLAPCLAYLQNGGSPTPGCCRGIKGLVSSATTTADRQNACNCLKTVAAQIKTIKQANAAKLPSLCGANIPYKISTSTNCASVK, from the coding sequence ATGGCTAGCCCTAAGGTGGTTTGTGTTTTCTTAATGTGCATAGTGCTGGCCGCACCCTTGATCACTGGAGCAGCACTCACATGTGGCCAGATTAAAGTCGGTCTTGCGCCTTGCCTGGCCTACCTCCAGAATGGTGGCTCCCCCACTCCAGGCTGCTGCAGGGGCATCAAAGGCCTGGTCAGCTCAGCCACGACCACAGCTGATCGACAGAATGCTTGCAACTGCTTGAAAACAGTTGCTGCCCAAATCAAAACTATTAAACAAGCCAACGCGGCTAAACTCCCTTCCTTATGTGGCGCCAACATTCCCTACAAGATCAGCACCTCTACTAACTGCGCCAG